A single Argentina anserina chromosome 7, drPotAnse1.1, whole genome shotgun sequence DNA region contains:
- the LOC126801903 gene encoding putative receptor-like protein kinase At3g47110, producing the protein MGAVLVMNLVLISSLVLNCCGSMQMNHPRHQGNETDRLALLAFKAQILHDPNRVTSSWNESLHFCQWHGVTCSRLHHQRVTKLDLNSSALVGSISPHVGNLSFLRVLNLANNSFTHQIPPQIGYLHRLQVLYLNNNTLTGSIPPNISSCFQLNSLDLSRNNLLGQIPPQISSFSKLDFLSFRHNNLTGEIPPSLGNMSSLQKFGITSNNIEGSIPISLCQLKKLTIFYLGGNKLSGTIPSCIYNLSGIVAFELTLNRIKGSLPSNLGNAFPNLRWFSNAANQFTGPIPLSISNATNLMVFQCSDNNHSGQVPNLRNLYNLVGFKVSRNNLGSRKDDDLNFISDLINATQLTVLGIGGNNFGGTFPTTTYNLSTNLKWLSVGTNYLHGSIPTGLGNLVNLQVLILNENNFSSNIPTDIGKLSMLGELYLTSNNFSGSIPSSLGNLTMLGGLYLNRNNLKGSIPSSLGECHGLLDLDLSENSLDGKIPQQLLTGLHSLSISFNLSSNNFTGSIPFEIGKLKSLSKLDISNNMLSGELPSSLSSCQSLEVLHLQGNFFNGIIPKSMQDLRGIRDLDLSRNNFSGVIPQFLEKLNLARMNLSFNQLSGAVPIGGVFRNTTAASLAGNARLCGGMASLKLPLCKLNESKGVKLSRRIILTISLVFGCTLLGLVLVLSLFHLRNKRKEVKSSTLGNSILQVSYATLLKATDSFSPANLIGVGAFGSVYKGILADDRIVLAVKVLNMLHRGASKSFMAECEVLRNIRHRNLVKIITTCSSIDFNGNDFKALVYEFMDNGSLEEWLHPSIGTRELIEAPKSLSLVQRLDIAIDVASALNYLHNHCETPIVHCDLKPSNVLLDSNLIGHVSDFGLSKFLPVPTTSVGGNQSSSIGIRGSVGYAAPEYGMGSEVSAKGDVYSFGILLLEMFTGKRPTDHIFRDGLNLHVYVKTTLSERVSEISESLFLQERATNVTESHMHSRLSVRAQKVEECLTLILGVGVACSFESPTNRKDISGIESELQSIRRNLLG; encoded by the exons ATGGGGGCAGTTTTGGTTATGAATTTGGTTTTGATATCCTCTTTAGTTCTAAACTGTTGTGGCTCCATGCAAATGAACCATCCGAGACATCAGGGGAATGAGACGGATAGGCTGGCATTGCTTGCCTTCAAAGCTCAAATACTTCACGATCCGAACCGGGTCACAAGCTCATGGAATGAATCCCTTCACTTCTGTCAGTGGCACGGCGTCACCTGCAGTCGACTACATCACCAAAGGGTGACAAAGCTAGACCTGAATTCTTCAGCATTGGTAGGATCCATATCACCACACGTAGGAAATTTAAGCTTCTTAAGAGTGCTGAATCTCGCGAATAATAGCTTCACTCATCAAATCCCTCCTCAAATCGGGTATTTGCATAGATTGCAGGTATTGTATCTAAACAATAACACACTTACTGGCTCCATTCCTCCCAACATTTCCAGTTGCTTCCAACTCAACTCTCTGGATCTTAGTAGAAATAATCTCCTGGGTCAAATTCCTCCCCAAATCAGTTCGTTTTCAAAGCTAGATTTTCTCAGTTTCCGACATAATAATTTAACAGGAGAGATCCCTCCTTCTTTGGGGAACATGTCTTCTCTCCAAAAATTTGGTATAACTTCGAATAATATAGAAGGAAGCATCCCTATTTCTCTATGCCAGTTGaaaaaattaacaattttCTATTTAGGCGGAAATAAGTTGTCTGGTACCATCCCTTCTTGCATTTATAACCTCTCTGGTATAGTTGCATTTGAGTTAACATTGAACCGAATTAAAGGAAGTCTTCCCTCAAACTTGGGCAATGCATTTCCCAACCTTCGATGGTTTTCCAATGCCGCAAATCAATTTACTGGGCCCATCCCTCTATCAATATCCAATGCAACAAATCTTATGGTCTTTCAATGTTCAGATAATAATCATAGTGGACAGGTGCCTAATTTACGAAATCTTTATAACCTTGTGGGTTTCAAAGTCAGTCGTAATAATCTTGGAAGTCGTAAAGATGATGACTTGAATTTTATCTCAGACTTGATCAATGCCACACAGCTCACAGTTTTGGGGATAGGCGGCAACAATTTTGGAGGCACCTTTCCCACGACAACATACAATCTCTCAACCAATCTCAAGTGGCTATCAGTAGGAACAAATTATCTACACGGAAGCATCCCAACTGGATTAGGGAATCTTGTCAACCTTCAGGTActgattttgaatgaaaacaaCTTCAGCAGTAATATCCCAACAGATATCGGGAAACTTTCAATGCTTGGGGAACTTTATCTTACTAGCAACAACTTTTCCGGGAGTATTCCGTCTTCTCTTGGAAATTTAACAATGTTAGGCGGACTTTATTTGAAtagaaacaatctcaaagGTAGCATCCCTTCAAGTCTAGGAGAATGTCACGGGTTGCTAGACTTGGATCTTTCTGAAAACAGCTTAGATGGCAAAATACCTCAACAACTACTTACTGGTCTCCACTCTTTATCAATTTCTTTCAACTTGTCATCAAACAATTTCACTGGTTCCATTCCTTTTGAGATTGGAAAGTTGAAGAGTCTAAGTAAGCTAGACATTTCTAACAATATGTTATCAGGAGAACTTCCTAGTAGCCTAAGTAGTTGCCAGAGTCTTGAAGTCCTACATTTGCAAGGAAACTTCTTCAACGGGATAATCCCTAAATCCATGCAGGACTTGAGAGGTATTCGAGATCTTGACCTTTCTCGCAACAATTTCTCAGGTGTTATTCCACAATTTCTTGAGAAATTAAACTTGGCGCGTATGAACCTGTCTTTCAACCAGCTTTCAGGAGCAGTACCAATTGGTGGTGTTTTTAGGAATACAACTGCTGCTTCACTTGCTGGAAATGCTAGACTTTGCGGAGGTATGGCTAGTCTCAAACTTCCGCTATGTAAGCTTAATGAGTCTAAAGGAGTTAAGCTGTCTCGGAGAATTATACTTACGATCTCGTTAGTATTTGGATGCACTCTCTTGGGATTAGTTTTGGTGCTGTCTCTTTTCCATCTTCGtaataaaaggaaagaagttaaATCAAGCACTTTGGGGAACTCTATTTTGCAAGTTTCATATGCTACACTCCTAAAAGCTACCGATAGCTTTTCTCCAGCTAATTTGATTGGCGTGGGCGCATTTGGGTCTGTTTACAAAGGAATTCTTGCCGATGATAGAATTGTTCTGGCTGTGAAGGTACTTAACATGTTACATCGGGGAGCATCTAAGAGTTTCATGGCCGAATGTGAGGTGTTGAGAAATATCAGACATCGAAACCTGGTCAAGATAATAACTACATGTTCGAGCATTGATTTCAATGGCAATGATTTTAAGGCTCTTGTTTACGAGTTCATGGACAACGGGAGCTTGGAGGAGTGGTTACATCCATCTATCGGAACTAGAGAGCTAATAGAAGCACCCAAGAGTTTAAGTCTTGTTCAAAGGCTCGACATCGCCATTGATGTTGCTAGTGCATTAAATTATCTTCACAACCATTGTGAGACACCGATCGTTCATTGCGATCTCAAGCCAAGCAATGTCCTCTTGGATAGCAACCTGATTGGACATGTTTCCGACTTTGGGCTATCAAAATTTCTCCCAGTGCCAACTACGAGTGTTGGTGGAAATCAATCAAGCTCCATAGGAATTAGAGGATCGGTTGGTTATGCTGCACCAG AGTATGGTATGGGAAGTGAGGTATCCGCAAAGGGGGATGTCTACAGCTTTGGCATTCTCTTGTTAGAAATGTTTACCGGGAAGAGGCCCACTGATCATATATTCCGTGATGGCCTGAATCTTCATGTTTATGTGAAGACAACTCTTTCGGAACGTGTTTCGGAGATATCAGAATCACTATTTCTTCAAGAAAGGGCCACTAATGTCACCGAATCTCACATGCACAGCCGATTGAGTGTGAGAGCACAGAAAGTTGAAGAGTGCTTGACTTTGATACTTGGTGTAGGAGTTGCATGTTCTTTTGAATCCCCCACAAACAGAAAGGATATCAGTGGCATTGAATCTGAATTACAATCCATAAGGCGCAATCTTCTGGGCTAG